The nucleotide sequence GAGGTGACCGCCTCCCCGGCCGTGCTGGACCTGAAGGCCGGCCAGTCCGCCGACGTCGAGCTGACCGTCACCCGCACCGACGCTGCGATGAACACCTGGACCCACGGCTCCATGTCCTGGACCACCGCCAAGGGCAAGGCCGTCCCGGAGGTGACCTCCCCGGTCACCGTCAAGGCGAAGTCCGCGACCGTCACCTCCGCCGTCGAGGGCTCCGGCGCCACCGGCTCCGCCGACGTGGAGATCACCCCCGGCGTGACCGGTGAGCTGACCCCGCAGGTCCTGGGCCTGGGCAAGGTGGACTCCACCGTGGCCGCCGCCACCGCGAGCAACTCGCTCGCGTCCAGCGCACTGGCCGTGTCCACCGTGACCGTGGAGGAGGGCACCCAGTCCCTGGTGGCCTCGATCAACGCGGGCGCTGCCGGCGCCGACTGGGACCTGTACGTGATCACCCCCGAGGGCAAGCAGCTCTCCCGGGCGACCGCGGACGAGTCCGAGACGCTGACGATCGCCGACCCCGTCCCGGGCGCCTACACCGTGGTCGGCCACCTGTACGCGGCCAACGGCGGCAAGGACACCGGCACCCTCGAGACGCTGAAGCTGCGCGAGGACGCCGGCAACCTCACCGTCTCCCCGAACCCGGTCCCCGTGACCTCGGGCAAGGCCACCGAGGCGACCCTCTCCTGGTCCGGCCTGACCTCGGGCACCTGGAAGGGCCTCGTCACCTGGGACGCGGGCATCACGACCGACGTGACCGTCCAGGTCCCGTGACCGCCGACCCCCTCCGTCCTCGCTGACGGAACGGGAGGAACCGCCCGCACGACGCCGGCCCCGCACCTTCACGCTGAAGGTGCGGGGCCGGCGTCGTGGTGGGCGGGGGAGGGTGGAAGCGCCCCCGCCCCCTCGCTTTCGAACGTGGGATAGGCCCTATCTCACGTTCGAAAGCGCTCATTCGCCCCATTTCACGTTCGAAAGTCGCCCGGGCGGTGGGTGGGGGAGGGTGCGGCGTCAGCGGCCGGTGCCGCCGTAGACCGTGGCCTCCTCCTCGGCGTCGAGGCCGAAGGCGGCGTGCACGGCGCGGACGGCGTCGTCGAGCTTGCTCTCGGCGGTGACCACGGAGATGCGGATCTCCGAGGTGGAGATGAGGTCCACGTTCACGCCGGCGTCGGCGAGGGCCTTGAAGAAGGTGGCGGAGACGCCCGGGTTGGAGCGCATGCCCGCGCCGATCAGTGAGAGCTTGCCGATCTCCGGGTCCGAGACGATGTCCTGGAAGCCGATCCGGTCCTGGGCGGCGCGCAGGGCGGCCATGGCGTCCTTGCCCTCCACGATCGGCAGGGTGAAGGAGATGTCCGTGCGGCCCGAGCCCTCGCGGGAGATGTTCTGCACGATCATGTCGATGTTCACGTTGGACACGGCGATCACGCGGAAGATCTCGGCGGCCTTGCCGGGCACGTCGGGGACGCCGACGATCGTGACCTTGCCCTCGGAGCGGTCGTGGGCGACGCCGGAGACGATGGGCTGTTCCATGGGAGCGCCTTCCTGAAGGGTGATGGTGTCGTTCGGGTCGGGCAGGATCCAGGTGCCCTCGTGGTCGGAGAAGGAGGAGCGCACGTGCAGTGGCACGCCGAAGCGGCGCGCGTACTCCACGGAGCGCAGGTGCAGCACCTTGGATCCGGAGGCCGCCATCTCGAGGGTCTCCTCGGAGGAGAGCTCGGTGAGCTTGCGGGCGGTCGGCACGACGCGCGGGTCGGCGGAGTAGACGCCGTCCACGTCCGTGTAGATCTCGCACACGTCCGCGCCGAGCGCGGCGGCGAGGGCGACGGCGGTGGTGTCCGAGCCGCCGCGGCCCATGGTGGTGATGTCCTTGGACTCGGGGCTCATGCCCTGGAACCCGGCCACGATGGCCACGCGGCCGGCGTCGAGGGCCTCCTGCACGCGGTGGGGGTTGACCTTGACGATCCGGGCCCGGCCGTACGAGGTGTCCGTCAGCATGCCGGCCTGGGAGCCGGTGTAGGAGCGGGCCTCGACGCCCTCGGCATGGATCGCCATCGCGAGCAGGGACATGGAGATGCGCTCGCCGGCCGAGAGCAGGATGTCCATCTCGCGTGCGGGCGCGTCCTGCGTGAGTTCGGCGGCGAGGTCGAGCAGCTCGTCCGTGGTGTCGCCCATGGCTGAGACCACGACGCACACGCGGTTCCCGGCCCGTACCGTGTCCGCGACGCGGCGGGCCACGCGCTGGATGCCGGCGGCGTCGGCCACGGAGGAGCCGCCGAACTTCTGGACGATGAGACTCATGGGTCGCTCCGGACAGGGTCGAGGGTCGGTTCGGGCCAAGTCTAGGGGCGCGCACCCGCGCAGGTCCGCCAGGTGAACCCCTGTTCCGGATGCTGGACCCGGCGCCCGCGGCCGGTCAGGACGACGGCGCCCGCGGACCCGCCTGCGACCCCGGTCGGCCTGGGATCGGCGCCGGGATCATCCCCCGGGTGGATCCGCGTCCGTGCCCGATGCGGCAAGGATGGGGCCATGACCGCTCCAGCACCCCCGCCTGCCTCACCCGTCCTGGGGGTGGCCGCCCACGACGGGATCGTGGCCCACGGCCTCGCCCGCTCGTTCGGCGCCGTCCATGCGGTGCGGGACGTCTCCCTCACCGTGCCCGCTGGCTCCGTGACGGCCCTCGTCGGCCCGAACGGCTCGGGCAAGACCACGCTCCTGCTGATCCTGGCCACCCTGCTGCGCCCGGACGCCGGCGCCGTGTCCGTGGCCGGGGTGGACGCGGTGCGCGAGCCCGTCGAGGCCCGGCGGCGGCTCGGCTGGATGCCCGACACCCTGGGCGTGTGGGAGGAGCTGACCTGCCACGACATCCTCGCCAGCCTGGGCCGGCTCTACGGCATGGGGAAGGCGGAGGCGTCGGCGCGCGCGGACGAGCAGCTCGCGTGGGTCGAGCTCACGGAGTTCGCCCACCGGCCCGCCCGCGTGCTCTCCCGCGGCCAGCAGCAGCGCCTGTCCCTGGCTCGGGCCACCGTGCACCGGCCCTCCGTCCTGCTCCTGGACGAACCCGCCAACGGCCTCGACCCGGCCGCCCGCATCCGGCTGCGGGACGACTTGCGCGCCATGGCCGCAGCCGGCACCGCCGTGCTCGTCTCCTCCCACGTGCTCGCCGAGCTCGAGGAGATGTCCGACCGCGCCGTGTTCCTCCGTGCGGGCGCCACGGTGGCCACCCAGGAGTTCCGCGCCGCCGACGACCTCGCCCGCCCCTACCGGATCGCCGGACCCGACCCGACGGCCCGGGACACCCTCGTCCGCGCCCTCGAGGCCCGCGGCCTCGCCGTCACCGTGGCCACCGGCGCCGGCGCGGGCCAGCGCCGGGACGGCGTCGTGGTGCAGCTGCGGGGTGAGGCCGCCGCGGCCGCGCTGCTCGCGGACCTCGTGCGCGAGGGTGTGCTCGTCAGCCACTTCGCCCCGGAGGGCTCCCGCCTCGAGAACGCCTACCTGGGCCTCCATCTGGAGGGCCCCCGCACCGAAGGAG is from Micrococcus luteus NCTC 2665 and encodes:
- a CDS encoding ABC transporter ATP-binding protein, with translation MTAPAPPPASPVLGVAAHDGIVAHGLARSFGAVHAVRDVSLTVPAGSVTALVGPNGSGKTTLLLILATLLRPDAGAVSVAGVDAVREPVEARRRLGWMPDTLGVWEELTCHDILASLGRLYGMGKAEASARADEQLAWVELTEFAHRPARVLSRGQQQRLSLARATVHRPSVLLLDEPANGLDPAARIRLRDDLRAMAAAGTAVLVSSHVLAELEEMSDRAVFLRAGATVATQEFRAADDLARPYRIAGPDPTARDTLVRALEARGLAVTVATGAGAGQRRDGVVVQLRGEAAAAALLADLVREGVLVSHFAPEGSRLENAYLGLHLEGPRTEGDRP
- a CDS encoding aspartate kinase, encoding MSLIVQKFGGSSVADAAGIQRVARRVADTVRAGNRVCVVVSAMGDTTDELLDLAAELTQDAPAREMDILLSAGERISMSLLAMAIHAEGVEARSYTGSQAGMLTDTSYGRARIVKVNPHRVQEALDAGRVAIVAGFQGMSPESKDITTMGRGGSDTTAVALAAALGADVCEIYTDVDGVYSADPRVVPTARKLTELSSEETLEMAASGSKVLHLRSVEYARRFGVPLHVRSSFSDHEGTWILPDPNDTITLQEGAPMEQPIVSGVAHDRSEGKVTIVGVPDVPGKAAEIFRVIAVSNVNIDMIVQNISREGSGRTDISFTLPIVEGKDAMAALRAAQDRIGFQDIVSDPEIGKLSLIGAGMRSNPGVSATFFKALADAGVNVDLISTSEIRISVVTAESKLDDAVRAVHAAFGLDAEEEATVYGGTGR